A part of Gemmatimonas groenlandica genomic DNA contains:
- a CDS encoding HDOD domain-containing protein, with protein sequence MTTMNINEQFVRTALKRVTTVATLPTSAMRIMQIAEDPTSTENELLEVLEGDPPLAARVLKVVNSAFYGRPRQVGSTAAAMRLLGVNAVRNVALAASLNRLFRGGMVPGFDASALWTHSVAVGTAARRIAERCRGIPPEEAMLAGLLHDIGLLVAIQASYIEFTGLIAATLKDASISFADAETHWLGATHEVFGKALCEQWRFPHALTMACGHHHDPMALAEHDRRLPAVIHVADVLAGRVGGGFTRMVGREAPADGVCELLGLHASDLAAIEAQLSSDIEQSLGLLAA encoded by the coding sequence ATGACCACGATGAACATCAACGAGCAATTCGTACGCACCGCGCTGAAGCGGGTGACCACCGTCGCGACGCTCCCGACGAGTGCCATGCGTATCATGCAGATCGCCGAAGATCCGACGTCGACCGAAAACGAGCTGCTCGAGGTGCTCGAGGGCGATCCGCCGCTCGCCGCGCGCGTGCTGAAGGTGGTGAATTCGGCGTTCTACGGACGCCCGCGTCAGGTTGGGTCGACGGCGGCCGCGATGCGTCTGCTTGGGGTCAACGCCGTCCGCAACGTCGCGTTGGCGGCCAGCCTCAACCGGCTGTTTCGCGGTGGTATGGTCCCGGGGTTCGACGCCAGCGCGTTGTGGACGCATTCCGTGGCCGTTGGGACGGCTGCGCGCCGGATCGCCGAACGCTGTCGCGGCATTCCGCCCGAAGAAGCGATGCTCGCCGGGCTGCTCCACGACATTGGCCTGCTGGTGGCGATTCAGGCCTCGTACATCGAATTCACCGGGCTGATTGCGGCCACGCTGAAAGATGCATCCATTTCATTCGCCGACGCGGAGACCCACTGGTTGGGCGCGACTCACGAGGTGTTTGGAAAGGCGTTGTGCGAGCAGTGGCGCTTCCCGCATGCGCTCACGATGGCCTGCGGACATCACCACGATCCGATGGCGCTGGCGGAGCACGATCGGCGTCTGCCGGCCGTCATTCACGTGGCCGATGTCCTGGCCGGACGGGTGGGCGGCGGGTTCACCCGTATGGTCGGGCGTGAGGCGCCGGCGGACGGGGTCTGTGAACTGCTCGGGCTCCATGCGAGCGATCTCGCCGCGATCGAAGCTCAACTGAGCAGTGATATTGAACAATCGTTGGGACTACTCGCGGCATAA
- a CDS encoding nucleoside triphosphate pyrophosphohydrolase family protein encodes MTLDEYQELAARTLGRDRTHEQQLANAALGLTGEAGEVAEVIKKHLFHATPLDQDALAKELGDCLWYIGAFATVLGLSMGDIAQRNIDKLRKRYPEGFDTERSRNRTE; translated from the coding sequence ATGACCCTCGACGAGTATCAGGAACTCGCCGCCCGCACGCTCGGGCGCGACCGCACGCACGAACAGCAGCTGGCCAATGCCGCGCTCGGACTCACCGGTGAAGCCGGCGAAGTCGCTGAAGTGATCAAGAAGCATCTGTTTCACGCCACGCCGCTCGATCAGGATGCGCTGGCCAAAGAGCTCGGCGATTGCCTGTGGTATATCGGCGCCTTCGCGACGGTGCTCGGCCTCAGCATGGGCGACATTGCGCAGCGCAACATCGACAAGCTGCGAAAGCGCTACCCCGAAGGTTTCGACACCGAACGCAGTCGCAACCGCACCGAGTAG
- a CDS encoding TIGR00730 family Rossman fold protein has translation MAKKQPSQPRTATGKKASAVTRAQAEQESRDGLVERTEEGHRKAGREPSAEAPLVSSGARAVRRPEPRLIDQDIRDRPMLTEDEKLLQSPKGDMGAFTRSDPWRVMRITSEFVEGFDALSEIHKGVTIFGSARTGPDDPQYVAAQETARLLALKGFSIITGAGPGIMEAANKGAKEGGGHSVGCNIELPFEQGANPYVDTLVNFRYFFVRKTMFIKYSNAFIIFPGGFGTLDELFEALTLIQTGKIYQFPVILFGRHYWAGLVRWITSRLVGEGKISPGDLDLLLLTDDPAEAAQAVIDAHEAQTAAQNAEN, from the coding sequence ATGGCAAAAAAGCAACCGTCACAACCTCGTACCGCAACCGGCAAGAAGGCCTCAGCCGTCACCCGCGCGCAAGCCGAACAGGAATCGCGCGACGGACTGGTGGAACGTACCGAGGAAGGGCATCGAAAGGCGGGTCGCGAGCCGAGTGCTGAAGCACCGCTCGTGTCGAGCGGCGCGCGCGCGGTGCGCCGCCCCGAGCCGCGCCTGATCGATCAGGACATCCGTGACCGACCAATGCTCACGGAAGACGAGAAGTTGCTGCAGAGTCCCAAGGGCGACATGGGGGCATTTACGCGCTCGGATCCGTGGCGCGTCATGCGGATTACGTCCGAGTTCGTGGAAGGGTTCGACGCCCTCTCCGAGATCCACAAAGGGGTGACGATCTTCGGGTCGGCACGCACTGGCCCGGATGATCCGCAGTACGTCGCGGCGCAGGAAACGGCACGTCTGCTCGCCCTGAAGGGCTTCTCGATTATTACGGGGGCGGGCCCCGGCATCATGGAGGCCGCCAATAAGGGCGCCAAAGAAGGCGGCGGTCACTCCGTCGGGTGCAATATCGAGTTGCCCTTCGAACAAGGGGCCAATCCCTACGTCGATACGTTGGTCAACTTCCGCTACTTCTTCGTGCGGAAGACCATGTTCATCAAATACTCGAATGCGTTCATCATTTTCCCCGGTGGCTTCGGCACGCTCGACGAATTGTTCGAAGCGCTGACGCTGATTCAGACTGGCAAGATCTATCAGTTCCCGGTCATCCTCTTCGGCCGGCACTACTGGGCCGGACTGGTCCGGTGGATCACCTCGCGCTTGGTGGGCGAAGGGAAGATCTCCCCGGGTGACCTCGACCTGTTGCTGCTCACCGACGATCCCGCCGAAGCGGCGCAGGCCGTCATCGACGCCCATGAGGCGCAAACGGCTGCCCAAAACGCCGAAAATTAA
- a CDS encoding putative bifunctional diguanylate cyclase/phosphodiesterase, with the protein MTSLETDRALAPEREFIADARILVIDDDPDIHALMVAMLRPLQADIVGAATGADGLAAARTALPDVILLDHELPDATGLDILHQLRGEPALAGIPVIVVTGSESRQVLTACFAAGAADYIRKPFFGAELRARVCSVIERQRMLAQLGRAAHLDKLTGLPNRALLNARLQSALERTALEPSYSFAVMFIDFDRFKLINDSLGHDVGDLLLTEIAERLRSNLRVNDCITRDTIGSTVARLGGDEFVIVLDDVASAEVAAAVAARMLAVLEQPYLLKSHVVRSSASVGIVHSSEGYTQADDMLRDADIAMYEAKRRGKACYALFTTTMRDAVLHRIDIENSLRDAIDRHELFVVYQPIISLEDRSIESVEALVRWRHPVHGMIAPSEFIPVAEETRLILPLSDQVLRESCRQFMVWQREAPDFAPSYISVNLSRIQLADPDLVPRTMEILRETGIAPHQVQLEVTESQLMQHRVMAGELLAAFKAEGIRLAMDDFGSGYSSLSCLQEYPFDVLKVDRALTENVSRGRGYSALLHAVISLAENLGLHVVAEGIETIEQLALLQALGCPAGQGFLLARPMEPSKLEAWWSTFVGEAFEAA; encoded by the coding sequence ATGACCAGCCTGGAAACGGATCGTGCCCTCGCTCCGGAGCGCGAGTTCATCGCTGATGCGAGGATCCTCGTGATCGATGACGACCCGGATATCCATGCGCTGATGGTGGCTATGCTGCGGCCGCTACAGGCCGACATCGTCGGGGCAGCGACTGGTGCCGATGGCCTCGCGGCGGCGCGCACGGCACTTCCCGACGTGATCTTGCTCGACCACGAGCTGCCTGATGCCACCGGTCTCGACATCTTGCACCAGCTCCGGGGCGAACCCGCGTTAGCGGGTATCCCGGTCATCGTCGTCACCGGTAGCGAGAGCCGGCAGGTGCTCACGGCCTGCTTCGCGGCGGGGGCTGCCGACTACATTCGCAAGCCCTTCTTCGGCGCTGAGCTCCGCGCGCGTGTCTGCTCCGTCATCGAACGACAGCGTATGCTCGCACAACTTGGGCGCGCCGCGCATCTCGACAAACTGACCGGTCTGCCAAACCGCGCATTGCTGAACGCCCGGCTGCAATCCGCGCTCGAGCGGACGGCGTTGGAGCCCAGCTATTCGTTCGCGGTGATGTTCATCGATTTCGATCGCTTCAAGCTGATTAACGACAGCCTCGGGCACGATGTCGGTGATCTATTGCTCACCGAGATTGCCGAGCGCCTCCGCTCGAATCTCCGCGTGAATGACTGTATTACGCGCGACACGATCGGGTCCACCGTGGCGCGGCTGGGCGGTGACGAGTTCGTGATCGTGCTCGACGACGTCGCGTCGGCGGAGGTGGCCGCTGCTGTCGCTGCACGTATGCTGGCCGTCCTCGAGCAACCGTATCTCTTGAAGTCGCATGTCGTCCGATCCAGCGCCAGTGTCGGCATCGTGCACAGCAGCGAGGGCTACACGCAGGCTGATGACATGCTCCGCGACGCGGACATCGCCATGTATGAGGCGAAGCGGCGCGGCAAGGCGTGCTACGCCCTGTTCACCACGACGATGCGTGATGCCGTGCTCCACCGGATCGATATCGAGAACTCCCTGCGCGATGCGATCGATCGCCATGAGCTCTTCGTGGTGTATCAGCCTATCATCTCTCTCGAAGACCGATCGATCGAGAGCGTGGAGGCGCTGGTGCGATGGCGCCATCCCGTGCACGGGATGATTGCCCCGTCCGAGTTCATCCCGGTGGCCGAAGAGACCCGGCTGATTCTTCCACTGTCCGATCAAGTGCTGCGCGAGTCGTGCCGGCAATTCATGGTCTGGCAACGCGAAGCGCCGGATTTCGCGCCGTCCTATATCAGCGTGAATCTATCGCGCATCCAGTTGGCTGATCCGGATCTGGTACCCCGCACCATGGAGATTCTGCGGGAGACCGGTATCGCACCGCATCAGGTGCAACTCGAGGTCACCGAGTCGCAGCTCATGCAGCATCGTGTGATGGCGGGTGAACTGCTCGCGGCGTTCAAGGCGGAGGGCATCCGGCTCGCGATGGATGATTTCGGCTCGGGCTACTCGTCGCTCTCCTGTCTGCAGGAGTATCCGTTCGACGTGCTCAAGGTGGACCGCGCGCTCACGGAGAACGTGAGCCGCGGTCGCGGCTACTCCGCGCTGCTGCACGCGGTGATATCGCTGGCGGAGAACCTCGGGTTGCATGTCGTGGCGGAAGGCATCGAGACCATCGAGCAGCTGGCATTGTTGCAGGCCCTTGGCTGTCCGGCCGGGCAAGGTTTCTTACTCGCCAGACCCATGGAGCCGTCGAAGCTCGAGGCGTGGTGGTCAACATTTGTAGGCGAAGCATTCGAGGCCGCATGA
- a CDS encoding alkaline phosphatase family protein — MSDDTTVTTRLLLVVADGVRPDVLTEELDRGNLPAMARLRERGGLHTISTSFPSVTGPAYAPFVMGRHPASVGMPGLRWFDRARSLPWSYAQARSYSGIDIWHVDGDLDPRSPTLYDLVQPSLAGLMMIARGATHGRVGRGIGWSLRAGWAHFRGDARAWRHVEQAAVREFFRRFTRTRPILSMLGILSPDKLSHAFGSDSAVVRTAIGDVDAAIARAQAVATADGWAEGLRIWVVGDHGHAPVSEHDDLHGWLSGRGHQVLAHPKLGTRGADVALMVGGNAMGHVYLEPARRSRAWWPSLTTRWQSTLEAMLQRPSTGLLAVAMGADTVRVFHQRDGVADIVRSHAGHDARWSYAPIDGDPLQLGGSLPDLDANDAWLAGAASPYADALVQLSTLVPSPRAGDIVVSAAHGWDLRSRYEPTPHVSTHGALLREQMLVPLILDGPVTRLPQRTTDVVPSALDLLGVTSDIPFDGRSFLR; from the coding sequence ATGTCGGATGATACCACGGTGACCACGCGACTGCTGTTGGTCGTCGCCGATGGTGTGCGCCCCGACGTGCTCACCGAGGAATTGGACCGCGGCAATCTCCCGGCGATGGCGCGTCTTCGCGAGCGGGGAGGGCTGCACACCATCAGCACGTCGTTTCCCTCCGTCACGGGACCGGCGTATGCCCCGTTCGTGATGGGCCGGCATCCGGCCTCGGTCGGCATGCCTGGGCTCCGATGGTTCGATCGCGCGCGCTCGTTGCCCTGGTCGTACGCCCAGGCGCGCAGCTATTCTGGCATCGACATCTGGCACGTGGACGGCGATCTCGATCCGCGGAGTCCCACGCTGTACGATCTGGTTCAGCCCTCGCTCGCCGGACTGATGATGATCGCGCGCGGGGCGACGCACGGCCGCGTGGGGCGCGGCATCGGCTGGTCCCTCCGCGCCGGCTGGGCGCACTTTCGCGGTGATGCACGCGCGTGGCGTCACGTGGAGCAGGCCGCGGTGCGCGAATTCTTCCGTCGATTCACGCGTACGCGCCCGATCTTGTCCATGCTCGGCATCCTGAGTCCGGACAAGCTGTCGCACGCGTTCGGCAGTGACTCCGCGGTGGTCCGCACGGCCATCGGTGACGTCGATGCGGCAATCGCACGGGCGCAGGCCGTCGCAACGGCCGACGGATGGGCCGAGGGGCTGCGGATCTGGGTGGTGGGCGATCATGGCCACGCCCCGGTGTCCGAGCATGACGACCTGCACGGATGGCTCTCCGGGCGTGGGCATCAAGTGCTCGCCCACCCCAAGCTCGGCACGCGGGGGGCGGATGTCGCGCTCATGGTCGGCGGCAACGCGATGGGACACGTGTATCTCGAGCCGGCGCGCCGATCACGCGCCTGGTGGCCTTCGCTGACGACGCGTTGGCAATCGACGCTCGAGGCGATGCTGCAGCGGCCGTCCACTGGCTTACTCGCTGTAGCGATGGGTGCGGACACCGTGCGCGTGTTTCACCAGCGCGACGGCGTCGCCGACATCGTTCGCTCGCATGCAGGGCACGACGCGCGTTGGAGCTACGCGCCGATCGACGGTGACCCGTTGCAGCTTGGTGGCTCCCTGCCCGATCTCGATGCGAACGACGCGTGGCTGGCTGGTGCGGCGTCACCGTACGCCGATGCACTGGTGCAACTCTCCACGCTGGTGCCGTCTCCACGCGCCGGCGACATCGTGGTCTCAGCGGCCCATGGCTGGGACCTGCGGTCGCGCTACGAACCGACACCGCACGTGTCCACACATGGCGCGCTGCTGCGCGAGCAGATGCTGGTGCCGCTCATCCTCGATGGGCCCGTGACGCGACTGCCTCAGCGCACCACCGACGTGGTGCCGAGCGCGTTGGACCTGCTCGGCGTAACGTCGGACATTCCCTTCGACGGGCGGTCGTTCCTGCGATGA
- a CDS encoding ATP-binding protein translates to MSHHPASTSTADQPPRQRPWWADTLFLLGCIVVAEILLHFVIEEADLAVAHWFHGIINALCLALLIGPLFAWIMYRRNVDARIAQARFSPSGRAPNSPHKRVRIAVLGSLGVISALMAASIWGHVVATDRMAHSAEIMNLAGRQRMLTQRIARFANGAIDSPVKADSLRVMTRRLQAEADQLDTLTTAFEVAAFAAASDARTAVVNSQTLRDSLVTAAEQMTPFAPGSEGRRLKAADVERVADGLLVAAESTVAALQRYSEERVRRSIQSSWVIALLLQIVIAIIGLFVIEPVVRLLRKQHEIASARSVEFQRLAMVAERTSNAVVITDADRLITWVNEGFVRLTGYSVEESLGRSPGELLQCEGTNSATVHALHTALDAGTSTRCEILNRHKDGTEYWLDLSIEPLHEGDRLTGFIAIEAEITEQVRTREALEAQRFLAETSYGELQRTSGMLEDAQSVARMGSWSFDFASGQIEWSREIFRLFGRNPQDGVPGYEHVMADYFPADALRLHEAVQRTSAEGTPYSLVLRTARGANDVRYVRADGRTRRDEHGHVSGVFGTVMDVTAAVEREEALQLAQERAEAASRSKSEFLANMSHEIRTPLTAILGYTDLLRDEAIRQGAPDEQLQSMGTIRRAGEHLLSVINDILDLSKIEAGRMAIEQVEMDLPRVLYDVDSLMRSRAAQKGVQLQTRLLTPMPERVLSDPTRVRQILMNLIGNAAKFTSHGYVDIQVDQTTLDGAPAVRIAIVDTGPGMTPEQAAMLFQPFVQADTSVTRRHGGTGLGLTISRRLASLMGGDVQLVQSTPGEGSTFAVVLPLLAVEGTRQVEDLRACISTSPAPTDTAAHAVALQGRILLAEDGEDNQLLISHHLRKAGAEVVVAEHGQRALDLIIEADAAGAPFRLLVSDMQMPEMDGYTLARTLRAQHNTIPIIALTAHAMAEDRQKCLDAGCDDYASKPIDRGALIATCAHWMQRTVGNPVTAATIEIFPPPTLYSEMRDDPDFTELVDAFIAGLPAKIARLEQAYRDGALLDLARFAHQLKGAAGGYGYPSISLAARDVEEHSKARVTVEGTFDPGVDLAEAVSLLLAQCHLAVRTMEQVS, encoded by the coding sequence ATGTCGCACCACCCCGCGAGCACGTCCACCGCCGATCAGCCGCCACGACAACGCCCGTGGTGGGCCGACACCTTGTTCCTGCTCGGATGCATCGTGGTCGCTGAAATTCTGCTCCACTTCGTGATCGAAGAGGCGGATCTTGCGGTGGCGCACTGGTTCCACGGTATCATCAATGCCCTCTGTCTCGCGTTGCTGATTGGACCGCTGTTCGCGTGGATCATGTATCGGCGGAATGTCGATGCCCGTATCGCGCAGGCTCGATTCAGTCCCTCCGGTCGCGCACCGAACAGTCCGCACAAGCGCGTCCGGATCGCGGTCCTCGGATCGCTGGGCGTGATTTCGGCATTGATGGCAGCGTCGATCTGGGGGCACGTCGTCGCCACGGACCGCATGGCGCACAGTGCCGAGATCATGAACCTCGCGGGACGCCAGCGCATGCTCACGCAGCGGATCGCACGTTTTGCAAATGGGGCCATCGACAGTCCGGTGAAAGCCGATTCCTTGCGCGTCATGACGCGCCGGCTGCAGGCCGAAGCCGACCAACTCGATACGCTGACCACCGCGTTCGAGGTGGCAGCCTTCGCCGCGGCGAGTGACGCCCGCACCGCCGTCGTGAATTCGCAGACGCTTCGCGACTCACTCGTCACCGCGGCCGAGCAGATGACGCCGTTCGCGCCGGGGAGCGAGGGGCGGAGGCTGAAAGCGGCCGACGTGGAACGCGTCGCCGATGGCCTGTTGGTCGCCGCCGAGTCGACGGTCGCAGCCCTGCAGCGCTACTCCGAGGAGCGGGTGCGTCGCAGCATCCAGTCGTCGTGGGTCATCGCCCTGCTGTTGCAGATCGTGATCGCGATCATCGGGCTGTTCGTGATCGAGCCCGTGGTTCGCCTGCTGCGAAAGCAGCACGAGATCGCGTCGGCGCGTAGCGTGGAGTTTCAGCGGTTGGCCATGGTGGCTGAACGCACGAGCAACGCCGTGGTGATCACCGATGCCGACCGCCTCATAACGTGGGTAAACGAAGGGTTTGTGCGGCTCACGGGCTATTCGGTCGAGGAATCGCTCGGGCGGAGTCCAGGCGAACTGTTACAGTGTGAGGGCACCAACAGCGCGACCGTGCACGCGTTGCATACAGCGCTTGACGCGGGCACCTCCACGCGCTGCGAAATCCTGAACCGGCACAAGGACGGCACCGAGTACTGGCTCGATCTCTCGATCGAACCGCTGCATGAGGGCGATCGGCTCACCGGGTTTATCGCGATCGAAGCCGAAATCACCGAGCAGGTCCGCACGCGTGAGGCGCTGGAGGCACAACGCTTCCTCGCCGAAACCTCGTACGGCGAGCTGCAGCGCACGTCGGGCATGCTGGAAGACGCCCAGTCGGTGGCCAGGATGGGAAGCTGGTCGTTTGACTTCGCCTCTGGTCAGATCGAATGGTCACGTGAGATCTTCCGGCTGTTCGGGCGGAATCCGCAGGATGGCGTGCCGGGATACGAGCACGTGATGGCCGATTATTTCCCGGCCGACGCTCTGCGGCTTCATGAGGCGGTCCAACGGACATCGGCCGAGGGTACCCCGTACTCACTGGTCCTGCGCACGGCGCGCGGCGCCAACGATGTGCGCTACGTCCGGGCTGACGGCCGCACGCGCCGCGACGAGCATGGGCACGTGTCGGGAGTCTTCGGCACCGTCATGGATGTGACGGCCGCCGTCGAGCGCGAGGAAGCGTTACAGCTGGCGCAGGAACGCGCCGAGGCCGCCAGCCGGAGCAAGAGCGAATTCCTCGCTAACATGAGCCACGAAATCCGAACGCCGCTCACTGCCATTCTCGGCTACACCGATCTCCTGCGTGATGAGGCCATTCGTCAGGGAGCGCCCGACGAGCAGCTCCAATCGATGGGGACGATTCGTCGCGCCGGTGAGCACCTGCTTTCCGTCATCAACGACATTCTCGACCTCTCCAAGATCGAGGCTGGTCGAATGGCCATCGAGCAGGTCGAAATGGATTTGCCGCGGGTGCTGTACGATGTCGATAGTCTGATGCGATCGCGCGCGGCGCAGAAAGGCGTGCAACTGCAGACGCGTCTGCTGACGCCGATGCCCGAGCGCGTGCTGTCGGATCCAACGCGTGTGCGCCAGATCCTCATGAATCTGATCGGCAATGCGGCCAAGTTCACGTCGCACGGATACGTCGACATTCAAGTCGACCAAACGACGCTTGACGGGGCGCCGGCCGTGCGTATCGCCATCGTTGATACCGGTCCGGGTATGACACCGGAGCAGGCGGCGATGCTGTTTCAGCCGTTCGTACAGGCCGACACCTCCGTCACGCGGAGGCATGGCGGAACGGGCCTGGGGCTGACCATCAGTCGTCGCCTCGCGAGCCTGATGGGAGGTGACGTGCAGCTGGTGCAGTCGACGCCTGGCGAAGGTTCTACGTTCGCCGTCGTGCTGCCGCTGCTGGCCGTGGAAGGCACGCGGCAGGTCGAAGATCTGCGCGCATGCATCAGCACGTCCCCCGCGCCGACAGACACAGCGGCGCATGCGGTTGCGCTGCAAGGGAGAATTCTGCTCGCCGAAGACGGTGAAGACAACCAGTTGCTGATCTCGCACCATCTCCGCAAGGCCGGTGCCGAGGTCGTGGTAGCCGAGCACGGACAACGGGCGCTCGACTTGATCATCGAGGCCGATGCCGCCGGAGCTCCCTTCAGGTTGCTCGTCAGCGACATGCAAATGCCGGAGATGGACGGGTATACGTTGGCGCGAACGCTTCGCGCGCAGCACAACACCATCCCCATTATTGCGCTCACGGCGCACGCAATGGCCGAGGATCGCCAGAAGTGTCTTGATGCCGGCTGCGACGACTACGCGAGCAAGCCGATCGACCGTGGGGCCTTGATCGCGACCTGCGCGCACTGGATGCAGAGGACGGTCGGCAATCCCGTCACCGCGGCCACCATCGAGATCTTCCCGCCACCCACGCTGTACAGCGAGATGCGTGACGATCCGGACTTCACCGAGCTCGTCGACGCGTTCATCGCCGGATTGCCAGCGAAAATCGCGCGCCTCGAGCAGGCCTATCGCGATGGGGCGCTGCTCGATCTCGCCAGGTTCGCGCATCAGCTGAAGGGGGCGGCGGGTGGCTATGGCTACCCGTCCATCAGCCTCGCGGCCCGCGACGTCGAAGAGCACTCGAAGGCGCGGGTGACGGTGGAGGGGACCTTCGACCCGGGGGTCGATCTCGCCGAGGCCGTGTCGCTGCTGCTCGCGCAGTGTCACTTGGCGGTACGCACCATGGAGCAGGTATCATGA
- a CDS encoding S8 family peptidase, whose amino-acid sequence MKFRSFTPKFSLAVAAMVVAACSPEQTSLTSPADASLAAAPQASVARAPEFVPGEVIVRFRAGASNASRGEIMRSANAQVGEKIVTAAMRGRGDNEGISVLRTSMNVPDAIAALKARADVEYAEPNWIYTTDATVSDTYYSNGSLWGMYGSLTDPANQYGIGGNSGWAAGANCGDVVIGIIDEGYMYTHPELAGNAFTNPGETAGNGVDDDGNGYVDDVYGWDFAGNNNSVFDGAGDDHGTHVAGTIGAAGNGTGVVGVCSKVKLMSGKFLGSQGGTTANAVKAVDYFTALKNKGVNIVATSNSWGGGGASTALEAAIERANAAGVLFIAAAGNSTYNCETTACFPANYANANVISVASITSAGALSSFSNYGATKIDIGAPGSGIWSTVPVASRGKNVVAGYASYSGTSMATPHVSGAAAYYAFRHPGSSASDIKAAIIGSAIPTASLSGKVVSNGRLNVAGF is encoded by the coding sequence ATGAAGTTCCGTTCATTTACGCCGAAGTTCTCGTTGGCCGTTGCCGCGATGGTAGTCGCCGCTTGTTCGCCGGAGCAGACCTCGCTCACGTCGCCGGCTGACGCGTCGTTGGCGGCGGCACCGCAGGCCTCAGTAGCTCGCGCGCCGGAGTTCGTGCCCGGTGAAGTCATTGTGCGATTCCGCGCGGGTGCGTCGAATGCGTCTCGTGGCGAGATCATGCGATCGGCGAATGCGCAGGTCGGCGAGAAGATCGTCACGGCGGCGATGCGTGGCCGTGGCGACAACGAGGGGATCTCGGTGCTGCGTACATCGATGAACGTGCCGGATGCGATCGCGGCGCTGAAAGCGCGCGCCGATGTGGAGTACGCGGAACCGAATTGGATTTACACGACGGATGCGACCGTTTCGGATACGTATTACTCCAACGGGTCGCTCTGGGGCATGTACGGTTCCCTGACTGATCCCGCCAATCAATACGGCATCGGCGGCAACTCAGGGTGGGCTGCGGGTGCCAATTGCGGCGACGTGGTGATCGGCATCATCGACGAAGGCTACATGTACACGCATCCGGAGCTCGCCGGCAACGCGTTCACGAATCCGGGGGAGACCGCTGGCAACGGAGTAGACGATGACGGCAACGGTTACGTGGATGACGTCTACGGCTGGGACTTTGCCGGCAATAACAACTCCGTGTTCGACGGCGCCGGAGACGATCACGGCACGCACGTCGCGGGGACGATCGGCGCGGCCGGGAACGGCACCGGCGTCGTCGGGGTGTGCAGCAAAGTGAAGTTGATGAGCGGCAAGTTCCTCGGCAGCCAGGGCGGGACCACGGCGAACGCGGTCAAGGCGGTGGATTATTTCACGGCGTTGAAGAACAAGGGCGTGAACATCGTGGCCACCAGCAATTCATGGGGCGGTGGTGGCGCGTCCACGGCTTTGGAGGCGGCGATCGAGCGTGCCAATGCTGCGGGAGTGTTGTTCATCGCCGCCGCTGGCAACAGTACGTACAATTGCGAAACGACCGCATGCTTTCCGGCCAACTACGCAAACGCCAACGTAATTTCCGTGGCGTCGATCACGAGCGCTGGGGCACTGAGCTCCTTCTCCAATTACGGTGCAACCAAGATCGATATCGGCGCACCGGGCAGCGGGATCTGGTCCACGGTGCCGGTTGCCTCGCGCGGCAAGAACGTCGTCGCCGGCTACGCGAGCTACAGCGGAACGTCAATGGCCACGCCGCACGTGAGTGGCGCCGCGGCGTATTATGCGTTTCGTCATCCCGGTTCATCTGCCAGTGACATTAAAGCCGCCATCATCGGATCGGCTATTCCCACCGCTTCACTGAGTGGTAAGGTCGTCAGCAACGGTCGCCTGAACGTCGCCGGCTTCTAG